From one Esox lucius isolate fEsoLuc1 chromosome 11, fEsoLuc1.pri, whole genome shotgun sequence genomic stretch:
- the LOC114840293 gene encoding ribonuclease inhibitor-like: MLDDPQCRLETLRLSGCLFKEEGCHSLASTLKSNSSNLKKLDLSNNDLENAGVQLLFTGLVDPNCKLETLRLSFCGVTEEGCDLLASALMSNSCHLRELDLSNNDLGNSGVKFLSSGLGNPHCKLETLRLSGCLVTEEGCASLVSALKTNPSHLKELDLSYNHPGDLGVRLLSAGLEDPHWRLEKLNMDHGGEWMLKSGLKKYVCDLTLDLNTINRELSLSEENRKVTRGTVVQPYPDHPERFEDRPQVLCREGLSGRCYWEVEWSGRGVMIGVTYEGIKRRGAGGDSCLGSNDKSWSLFFGDDNHYSARHNKKKTFIPVTSSDSDRVGVYLDWPAGTLSFYRVSSDTLTHLYTFNTTFTEPLYP; encoded by the exons ATGTTGgatgatccacaatgtagactggagactctgag ACTGTCAGGCTGTCTGTTCAAAGAGGAAGGCTGTCATTCTCTGGCATCAACTCTGAAGTCAAACTCCTCAAACCTAAAGAagctggatctgagtaacaatgattTGGAAAATGCAGGTGTACAATTGCTCTTCACTGGACTTGTGGATCCAAACTGTAAACTGGAGACACTGAG GCTGTCATTCTGTGGagtcacagaggaaggctgtgattTACTGGCCTCAGCTCTGATGTCAAACTCCTGTCACCTAAGAGAGCTTGacctgagtaacaatgacctgggGAATTCAGGAGTGAAGTTTCTCTCTTCTGGACTGGGAAATCCACATTGTAAACTGGAAACACTGAG Gttgtcaggctgtctggtcacagaggaaggctgtgcttctctggtctcagctctgaagacaaacccctcacatctgaaagaactggatctgagctacaatcacccaggagacttgggagtcagactgctctctgctggactggaggatccacactggagactggagaaactcaa tatggatcatggtggagagtggatgttgaaatcaggactgaagaaat atgtctgtgatctcacactggacctaAACACAATAAACAGagaactctctctgtctgaggagaacagaaaggtgacaaggGGGACAGTGGTGCAGCcatatcctgatcacccagagagatttgaggacagaccacaggtgttgtgtagagagggtctatctggacgctgttactgggaggtagagtggagtgggagaGGAGTTATGATTGGAGTGACATATGAAGGAATcaagaggagaggagcaggtGGTGACAGCTGTCTTGGTAGcaatgacaagtcctggagtCTGTTCTTTGGTGATGATAACCATTACTCTGCCAGGCACAAtaagaagaaaacatttatacctgtcacctcctcagactccgacagagtaggagtgtatctggactggccagccggcactctgtccttctacagggtctcctctgacacactgacccacctgtacacattcaacaccacattcactgagcccctctatcca